The Niastella koreensis GR20-10 genome includes a window with the following:
- a CDS encoding carboxylate-amine ligase, which yields MANINLPQFTLGIEEEYMVLDPVSRELKSHQQRIVTEGQKVIRDKVKAEMHQAVVEVGTDVCRNVDEAFKDVSNLRRTISHIAGDLGFWVGASGTHPFSHWESQLITDHVRYKEILDILQDAARSNLIFGLHVHVGMESREMANHIANSTRYFLPHIYALSTNSPFWEGRNTGYKSYRTKVFDKFPRTGIPETFDTIEDYDNFVKLLVKTNCIDNAKKIWWDLRVHPFFNTVEFRICDVPLTVQETIAIAALFQGICAKIYKLRLQNLNFIQYSRALINENKWRASRYGIDGLLIDFGKEEEINTRVLIYELLDFVDDVVDELGSRHAINYITKLMEEGTGADRQLKVFQQTNSMVNVVDYIHSQFLAGV from the coding sequence ATGGCAAATATCAACTTACCGCAATTTACGCTTGGCATTGAAGAAGAATATATGGTACTTGACCCGGTTAGCCGGGAATTGAAGAGCCACCAGCAACGGATAGTTACCGAAGGGCAAAAGGTAATCAGGGACAAAGTAAAAGCCGAAATGCACCAGGCTGTTGTGGAGGTAGGCACCGATGTTTGCCGCAATGTTGATGAAGCTTTTAAAGACGTAAGCAACCTGCGCCGCACCATTTCCCATATAGCCGGCGACCTGGGATTTTGGGTAGGCGCCTCCGGCACCCATCCCTTCAGTCATTGGGAAAGCCAGTTGATAACCGATCACGTTCGGTATAAGGAGATCCTGGATATTCTGCAGGATGCCGCCCGCAGCAATCTTATTTTCGGCCTGCATGTACACGTAGGCATGGAAAGCCGGGAAATGGCCAACCACATCGCCAACTCAACCCGGTACTTTTTACCACACATCTATGCACTTAGTACCAATTCGCCCTTCTGGGAAGGAAGAAATACCGGTTACAAATCATACCGTACAAAGGTATTTGACAAATTCCCCCGCACAGGTATCCCTGAAACCTTCGATACCATCGAAGACTATGACAATTTTGTAAAGCTGCTGGTAAAAACCAACTGCATCGACAATGCTAAAAAGATCTGGTGGGACCTTCGGGTGCACCCATTTTTCAATACAGTAGAATTCAGGATCTGCGATGTGCCGTTAACGGTACAGGAAACTATCGCCATTGCCGCCCTGTTCCAGGGTATTTGCGCCAAGATCTATAAACTGCGTTTACAAAACCTGAACTTCATTCAATACTCACGCGCCCTCATCAACGAAAATAAATGGCGGGCCAGCCGTTATGGCATCGACGGTTTACTGATCGACTTTGGTAAGGAGGAAGAGATCAATACCCGGGTACTGATTTATGAACTGCTCGATTTTGTTGATGATGTGGTGGACGAACTGGGCAGCCGCCATGCAATTAATTACATCACCAAACTGATGGAAGAAGGCACCGGCGCCGACCGCCAGCTGAAGGTTTTTCAACAAACCAACAGCATGGTGAATGTGGTTGATTACATTCATAGTCAGTTCCTGGCAGGGGTGTAA
- a CDS encoding ATP-grasp domain-containing protein has translation MKKIGILFGQERTFPLAFIERVNSRNTPGVIAEPVHIDKVIQGAAVEYDVILDRISHDVPFYRSYLKNTAICGTAVINNPFRGSADEKFFNNCLATRIGIPVPKTVILPSFEMPPDTSSESFANLVYPLDWSTIFEYVGFPAYMKPFAGGGWKHVYKLHNKEEFFHNHRETGQLVMLLQEEIVFEEYYRCYCIGGKYVHIMPYEPRNPHHLRYNSNFKPSPDRLHQMEEVVRRINQYLGYDFNTVELAIRDGVPYAIDFCNPVPDADRPSVGEDNFEWVVDTAATYAIERALSHEPGKDNLTWGEYTRRSIHREPIGTITGEKLEAEE, from the coding sequence ATGAAAAAGATAGGAATTCTTTTTGGCCAGGAAAGGACCTTCCCGCTGGCTTTTATAGAACGCGTCAACAGCCGGAATACACCCGGGGTTATTGCAGAGCCTGTTCATATTGACAAAGTAATACAGGGTGCGGCTGTTGAATATGATGTGATCCTCGACCGCATTTCACACGATGTTCCTTTCTATCGCTCCTATCTTAAAAATACGGCCATTTGCGGCACCGCCGTCATCAATAACCCATTCCGGGGAAGTGCTGATGAAAAATTCTTCAACAACTGCCTGGCCACCCGCATAGGCATACCTGTACCCAAGACTGTTATTCTGCCCTCCTTTGAAATGCCGCCCGATACCAGTTCCGAATCATTTGCCAACCTGGTGTATCCACTAGACTGGTCAACAATCTTTGAATACGTTGGCTTTCCGGCATATATGAAACCTTTTGCCGGCGGCGGCTGGAAGCATGTATACAAACTGCATAACAAAGAAGAGTTCTTTCATAATCACCGCGAAACCGGGCAACTGGTAATGCTGCTGCAGGAAGAGATTGTGTTTGAAGAATACTATCGTTGTTATTGCATTGGTGGCAAATATGTACACATCATGCCATACGAACCACGCAATCCCCATCACCTGCGCTACAACAGCAACTTCAAACCATCGCCCGACCGGCTGCACCAAATGGAGGAAGTGGTGCGCCGCATTAATCAATACCTGGGCTATGATTTTAACACGGTTGAACTGGCCATCCGGGATGGCGTTCCCTATGCTATAGATTTTTGCAACCCGGTTCCCGATGCCGACCGCCCAAGTGTGGGTGAGGATAATTTTGAATGGGTGGTTGATACAGCGGCTACCTATGCCATTGAAAGAGCCCTCAGCCACGAGCCCGGAAAAGATAACCTGACCTGGGGCGAATATACCCGGCGAAGTATACACAGAGAACCTATTGGAACAATTACAGGGGAAAAATTAGAAGCAGAGGAATGA
- a CDS encoding alpha/beta hydrolase, whose translation MQTEVSTGIMVETIELPSEALQRTITINFYGPTNHSGNEPIGLLLINDGQDVEAMGFDKMISYLLQTEAITPMLCVGIHAGEERMLEYGMISSPDFKGRGAKAGLYRQFIIEELLPYIHARYAPLTFNETAFAGFSLGGLSALDLVWNHPDIFSKVGVFSGSLWWRSKDRKEKDFSEANDRLMHRQIRQGKYQPGMKFFFQCGELDETEDRNGNKVIDSIDDTIDVMRELMAKGWLEGKNMRYLQLPDGKHDIRSWAKALPVFLKWGWRRKSS comes from the coding sequence ATGCAAACAGAAGTAAGTACGGGTATAATGGTAGAAACGATTGAATTGCCATCTGAAGCGCTCCAACGTACCATAACGATCAACTTTTACGGTCCCACCAACCATTCCGGAAATGAGCCGATAGGTTTATTACTTATCAACGACGGTCAGGATGTTGAAGCCATGGGCTTTGATAAAATGATTTCTTACTTGCTTCAAACAGAAGCTATTACACCAATGTTGTGTGTGGGGATCCATGCGGGGGAAGAAAGAATGCTGGAGTATGGCATGATCAGCAGCCCCGATTTTAAAGGCCGCGGCGCCAAAGCCGGGCTGTACCGCCAATTTATTATAGAAGAATTATTGCCCTATATTCATGCGCGTTATGCCCCCCTGACTTTTAATGAAACGGCATTTGCCGGTTTTTCATTGGGTGGCTTAAGTGCCCTGGACCTGGTTTGGAACCATCCTGACATCTTTTCCAAAGTAGGCGTATTCTCGGGTTCTCTCTGGTGGCGCTCCAAAGACAGGAAAGAAAAGGATTTTAGCGAAGCCAACGACCGGCTCATGCACCGCCAGATAAGACAGGGAAAATACCAGCCTGGCATGAAATTCTTTTTTCAATGCGGGGAACTGGATGAAACGGAAGACCGCAACGGTAATAAAGTGATCGACTCCATTGACGATACCATCGACGTCATGCGCGAACTGATGGCCAAGGGCTGGCTCGAAGGAAAGAACATGCGTTACCTGCAATTGCCCGATGGCAAACACGATATCCGCTCCTGGGCCAAAGCCCTGCCTGTGTTTTTGAAGTGGGGATGGAGAAGAAAAAGTTCTTAG
- a CDS encoding TonB-dependent receptor, with amino-acid sequence MTDESGAPLSGATVIALHTPTGTKYATSSRKDGRFNLPNLRIGGPYTIAVTYVGFKKSEQDNITLLLGQEFKADFHLVSDSKELKEIVVAASRQNKVFNSSRNGSQEIISRAQIERLPTISRSLQDFTKLEPTANGLNIGGRSNQYNNMTVDGANFNNSFGLSSTLGGQTGQQPISLDAIEQIQVNVSPYDVTQGGFSGTGINTVTKSGTNQFKGTVYTYLKGPNTQGYDVANTVVTKSPFKFNTRGFAVGGPIIQDKVFFFVSGEQVRQTAPATSFVATDANHPAGTPGVSSAKASDLDALSTFLDSAFGYKTGAYQGYSFKTQSDKITAKIDWNINGKSTLTVKYNYLKSMSDQFASTSRPNSAGGQVTGGQPGTSSMPFFNSGYVINNNFNILIAELNTRLNSQMSNKFQVGYTALRDFRTPHGGSNMPLVDIFNSNGAIMTTFGYEPFTYNNTLNTDVYQLSDIFKLYQGAHELTFGFQGYYRKYANAFAPGYQGSYQFSSLADFYNSVKTGAPNAKNYYLQYSALKDGSFPWANAGSTELGLFAQDKWRITNNFTLTYGLRVDVTRYKQSFTDNPVFDTLKFAGQSYNIGQAPKTRPLISPRVGFNWDVLGDKTLQIRGGAGIFSGPPPFVWISNQASNNGVQFGSIYNANQAFSADPDKYRPAAGLANTSYATAVTDHNFKYPQVLKTSIAIDKKLPGDVIFTLEGTYSKDLHAVYYKNLNLNEEHGYELQGADNRIRYALSSAASVPAADTSNKYYAGKWINRPNLTSAILMANTNKGYSYTITARVQKSFGNLFASIAYTYADVRNTAEGGSTASSLWSARAVSKDPNTDNLAYGSFYQPHRVIAYTSYRFEYAKHFNTSIGAIFEAAPAGVTSYIYNGDLNGDGNSNDLMYIPRNSSEINLVPSSATDTRTASQIWAQLDNYIKQDNYLSSHRGEYAKANAVVFPWYKKLDLNITQDIYFFSKRGKEADKHTLRLTLDLINAGNFLNKYWGLVKTPNLSSNAAGYQLLKFEGLAADGKTPLFSLPLQDATNQVPYVNSYQNSTGIGSRWQMQFGIRYLFN; translated from the coding sequence GTGACAGACGAAAGTGGCGCCCCTTTATCTGGTGCTACTGTAATTGCCCTTCACACTCCTACCGGAACAAAGTATGCCACATCGAGCCGTAAAGACGGCCGCTTTAACTTACCTAACCTTCGCATTGGTGGACCTTATACAATTGCGGTTACCTATGTAGGTTTTAAAAAATCAGAGCAGGATAATATTACTCTGTTACTGGGTCAGGAGTTTAAAGCAGATTTTCATCTGGTGAGTGATTCAAAAGAATTGAAAGAAATTGTTGTGGCAGCATCACGTCAGAACAAAGTATTCAACTCTTCACGTAACGGTAGTCAGGAAATCATCAGTCGCGCACAAATTGAAAGACTGCCTACCATTAGCCGTTCTTTACAGGACTTTACCAAACTGGAACCAACAGCCAACGGTTTAAACATTGGCGGCCGCAGCAACCAGTACAACAACATGACGGTTGATGGCGCCAACTTCAACAACTCATTTGGTCTGTCTTCTACCTTAGGCGGACAAACAGGTCAACAACCTATCAGCCTCGATGCCATCGAGCAGATACAGGTGAATGTTTCACCTTATGATGTAACACAGGGTGGATTCTCTGGTACAGGTATCAATACCGTAACAAAAAGCGGAACCAACCAATTCAAAGGAACTGTTTACACATACCTGAAAGGCCCTAACACACAAGGTTATGATGTAGCTAATACCGTAGTGACCAAATCTCCTTTTAAATTCAATACAAGAGGTTTTGCTGTAGGCGGCCCGATCATACAAGACAAAGTGTTCTTCTTTGTAAGTGGTGAGCAGGTTCGTCAAACAGCACCCGCCACCAGCTTTGTGGCAACTGATGCCAATCATCCTGCCGGTACCCCCGGGGTGTCATCAGCTAAGGCATCAGACCTCGATGCGTTAAGCACGTTCCTGGATTCTGCCTTTGGTTATAAGACAGGCGCCTACCAGGGCTATTCGTTCAAGACCCAAAGTGATAAAATCACCGCTAAAATTGACTGGAACATCAATGGTAAAAGCACGCTGACTGTTAAATACAACTATTTAAAGTCAATGAGCGACCAGTTCGCCAGCACCAGCCGGCCCAATAGCGCTGGTGGCCAGGTAACCGGCGGACAACCCGGTACCAGTTCAATGCCATTCTTCAACAGCGGTTATGTGATCAACAACAACTTCAACATCCTTATTGCTGAATTGAACACCCGTTTAAACAGCCAGATGTCGAACAAATTCCAGGTTGGCTATACAGCGTTGAGGGACTTCCGTACACCACATGGTGGCAGTAACATGCCCCTGGTTGATATCTTTAATTCAAACGGCGCCATTATGACTACGTTTGGATACGAGCCTTTTACTTATAACAACACGCTGAATACAGACGTATACCAGTTGTCGGATATCTTTAAATTATACCAGGGCGCCCATGAATTGACATTCGGATTCCAGGGTTATTATAGGAAATATGCGAACGCGTTCGCTCCCGGTTACCAGGGTTCTTACCAGTTTAGTTCATTGGCTGACTTTTATAACAGCGTAAAAACCGGTGCGCCCAATGCCAAAAACTATTACCTGCAATATTCAGCACTTAAAGATGGTTCATTCCCCTGGGCAAATGCCGGTTCAACTGAATTGGGTTTGTTTGCACAGGATAAATGGCGTATAACCAACAACTTTACCTTAACTTATGGCTTACGGGTTGATGTAACCAGATACAAACAGTCATTTACCGACAACCCGGTATTTGATACCCTTAAATTTGCCGGTCAAAGCTATAACATAGGTCAGGCGCCAAAAACCAGACCGCTGATCTCACCAAGAGTAGGCTTCAACTGGGACGTACTGGGTGATAAAACCTTACAGATCCGTGGTGGCGCTGGTATCTTCAGTGGTCCGCCCCCATTTGTATGGATCAGCAACCAGGCCAGTAACAACGGCGTGCAGTTTGGTTCAATCTATAATGCAAACCAGGCGTTCAGTGCAGACCCTGATAAATATCGCCCTGCCGCTGGCCTCGCCAACACTTCTTATGCAACTGCTGTAACTGATCATAACTTTAAATATCCGCAGGTATTAAAGACCAGCATCGCCATCGATAAAAAACTTCCTGGCGACGTGATATTTACTTTGGAAGGTACTTATTCCAAAGACCTTCATGCCGTATATTATAAGAACCTGAACCTGAACGAAGAGCATGGCTATGAACTGCAAGGCGCAGACAACCGCATTCGTTATGCCCTCTCTTCTGCGGCTTCTGTCCCCGCCGCTGACACCAGCAATAAATACTATGCTGGTAAATGGATTAACCGTCCGAACCTTACTTCAGCTATCTTAATGGCTAATACTAATAAAGGTTATTCTTATACCATCACTGCACGCGTGCAGAAATCATTTGGTAACCTTTTTGCCAGCATTGCCTATACTTATGCCGATGTAAGAAATACTGCAGAAGGCGGCAGCACAGCCTCTTCATTATGGAGTGCAAGAGCGGTATCAAAAGATCCTAACACCGATAACCTGGCCTATGGTTCTTTTTATCAACCTCACCGCGTAATTGCCTATACTTCTTACAGATTTGAATATGCCAAACATTTCAATACATCTATCGGCGCCATATTTGAAGCGGCTCCTGCAGGTGTTACCTCTTATATTTACAATGGTGATTTAAATGGCGATGGTAACTCAAATGACCTGATGTATATTCCAAGAAATTCCAGTGAAATTAACCTGGTACCAAGCAGTGCTACCGATACAAGAACTGCGTCTCAGATATGGGCGCAACTGGACAACTACATTAAACAGGATAATTACCTGAGTTCACACCGCGGCGAATATGCTAAAGCAAATGCCGTTGTTTTCCCATGGTATAAGAAGTTAGACCTGAACATTACCCAGGATATTTATTTCTTTAGCAAAAGAGGTAAAGAAGCCGATAAGCACACCCTGCGTTTGACCCTCGACCTGATCAACGCCGGTAACTTCTTAAACAAATACTGGGGTTTGGTTAAAACGCCCAACCTGTCAAGCAATGCTGCTGGCTACCAGTTGCTGAAATTTGAAGGCCTGGCTGCAGATGGTAAAACACCGTTGTTTTCTCTGCCCCTCCAGGATGCTACTAACCAGGTGCCGTATGTCAACAGTTATCAAAACAGCACAGGCATAGGAAGCCGTTGGCAAATGCAATTCGGTATCAGGTATTTGTTTAATTAA
- a CDS encoding TonB-dependent receptor codes for MRNFTSYVLTLLLLGSGILNGYSQVTTSSMTGTVKSGKGEPLVGATVVLRHEPTGSVFTTITRTGGFFDLNSLPPGGPYNVTITYVGYAAYKKGDINIPLGEKFDLQSELSDKEMSSVIVTAGRRGVTEKTGASTNISNRVVLNMPNVGRNLTNLTRITPQSNGTSFAGMNNRFNNITIDGSLFNNNFGRSGDGLVPGGASSAISVDAIDQVQVNIAPYDVRQTGFVGGGINAVTRRGTNNWYGTVYGYYRNQNFNGEKVKGTEVANANRSTKIYGASIGGPIIKDKLFFFANFESEKRTQPGQTYVAKTDGTDQNPNSTAVLAGDLDAVRSYVKGKFNYDPGDYQGYDFNTDNKKFLARVDWNITNQHRLTLRYTTSETNDDDMVNASSVTGVTANRINNSRRGGSTGGMAYTGTNFKNNVKVWSGVMELNSSFNSSWSNQLIASYTSNNLERIPNINEPFVDIMRDPNNVYISLGTDLFSYKNSIEDKAFNIANNVTYNMGKHAFTGGVSFDAMKFANSFTSAGGPAYYRYNSMNDFLTDKAPAVFAVAYDPNNPLGIKVPEAKFSQLGFYVQDLYTVSNKLKITYGLRMDLPMYPYTPPRNPALEQVVFKDENGNNEQFDVSKWPKQRPLWSPRLGFTYDVKGNKEWIVRGGTGIFTGRIPFIWLVNQVGDDGVVRALYQASAADLANIHYNTDRTTYIPKNPPAVGTSIPSGSSFSAADKNFKMPQVWRSNLAVDKRFANSFTATFEAIYTKMLNNVYFRNANLGPQSGTLNNGTDQRPVFNNAAAARPNALVNQMIVMDNINKGYSLSLTAQLQKSFASHWEAGIAYTYTLAKEVAIGSSDQSGSGFNTNNITFNPNKPDIGFSNYSIPHRIVVNGSYRLEYADNQLATTFSIFYTAQPQERYSYRYGGDINGDGQSNDVLYIPKDPSEITFVEGATLNGKTYTAQQQSDAFFAFVNNDKYLKNHKGEYMKKYGATLPWNHSLDLRVLQDFILRTGTTKHTLQASIDVINLLNLLNSDWGYRYNYTFGTFQDMGILGVPGGFNPGAPKFTFDPANPVKGYQPNYSTTSTWGIQLGLRYIFN; via the coding sequence ATGAGAAATTTTACGAGTTATGTATTAACCCTCTTGTTGCTGGGTTCCGGAATACTGAATGGGTATTCGCAGGTAACAACCAGTAGCATGACAGGGACAGTAAAATCAGGCAAGGGAGAACCGTTGGTAGGCGCTACTGTAGTGCTACGGCACGAACCAACAGGTTCAGTTTTTACAACGATCACAAGAACCGGAGGATTTTTTGACCTGAATAGCCTGCCGCCCGGCGGCCCTTACAATGTAACCATTACCTATGTAGGCTATGCGGCCTACAAAAAAGGCGATATAAATATCCCATTGGGTGAAAAGTTCGACCTGCAGTCAGAATTGTCGGATAAAGAAATGAGCTCGGTAATTGTAACGGCAGGCCGCAGGGGTGTTACCGAAAAAACCGGCGCTTCCACCAACATCAGCAACCGGGTGGTACTAAACATGCCAAACGTAGGGCGCAACTTAACCAACCTCACCCGGATAACCCCGCAAAGCAACGGAACAAGCTTTGCCGGCATGAACAACCGGTTCAATAACATTACCATCGATGGTTCGTTGTTCAATAATAACTTTGGCCGCAGCGGCGACGGGCTGGTGCCTGGTGGCGCCTCCTCTGCGATCTCTGTTGATGCCATTGACCAGGTTCAGGTGAATATTGCGCCTTACGATGTTCGCCAGACTGGTTTTGTAGGCGGCGGCATCAACGCAGTAACCAGGAGAGGCACCAACAACTGGTATGGGACCGTGTATGGTTATTACAGAAACCAGAATTTTAATGGTGAAAAAGTTAAAGGAACAGAGGTAGCCAATGCCAACCGTTCTACCAAAATATACGGCGCCAGCATTGGCGGCCCTATTATTAAAGACAAACTGTTCTTCTTTGCCAACTTTGAATCGGAAAAAAGAACGCAGCCTGGCCAAACCTATGTTGCCAAAACAGATGGTACCGACCAGAACCCCAACTCCACAGCTGTACTGGCCGGCGACCTCGACGCCGTGAGAAGCTACGTAAAGGGTAAATTTAACTACGACCCGGGTGATTATCAGGGTTATGATTTTAATACCGACAATAAAAAATTCCTGGCGCGGGTTGACTGGAATATTACCAATCAACACCGGTTAACCCTTCGCTATACCACTTCAGAAACCAACGACGATGACATGGTGAATGCATCGAGCGTAACCGGTGTTACGGCCAACCGCATCAATAACAGCCGTCGTGGTGGTTCAACCGGTGGAATGGCTTACACTGGCACCAACTTCAAGAACAATGTAAAAGTATGGTCGGGGGTAATGGAATTGAATTCCTCCTTCAACAGCAGCTGGAGCAACCAGTTAATAGCCTCTTATACCAGCAATAACCTGGAGCGTATCCCCAACATCAATGAACCGTTTGTCGACATCATGCGTGATCCCAATAACGTATATATCTCCCTGGGCACCGACCTGTTTTCTTACAAGAATTCAATTGAAGACAAAGCGTTTAACATTGCCAATAACGTTACTTACAACATGGGTAAACATGCTTTTACAGGTGGCGTTAGTTTCGATGCCATGAAGTTTGCCAACTCATTCACCAGCGCCGGCGGTCCTGCCTATTACCGGTATAATTCGATGAATGATTTCCTGACCGATAAAGCGCCTGCAGTATTCGCTGTAGCTTATGACCCCAACAATCCGCTGGGCATAAAAGTACCGGAAGCAAAGTTTTCGCAATTAGGCTTTTATGTACAGGACCTGTATACCGTTTCCAATAAGTTAAAGATCACCTATGGCTTACGTATGGATCTGCCCATGTATCCTTACACTCCACCCCGCAACCCTGCCCTGGAGCAGGTTGTATTTAAAGACGAAAATGGGAACAATGAACAGTTTGATGTCAGCAAGTGGCCAAAACAAAGACCACTGTGGTCACCGCGCTTAGGCTTTACGTACGACGTAAAGGGTAATAAAGAATGGATCGTACGCGGTGGAACCGGCATCTTTACCGGCCGTATTCCATTTATCTGGCTGGTGAACCAGGTGGGTGACGATGGTGTTGTGCGTGCCCTGTACCAGGCCAGCGCTGCCGACCTGGCTAATATTCATTATAACACAGACAGAACAACTTATATTCCCAAAAATCCACCTGCGGTAGGCACCAGCATTCCGTCTGGTTCCTCCTTTAGTGCAGCCGACAAGAACTTTAAAATGCCACAGGTTTGGCGCTCGAACCTCGCTGTTGACAAGCGCTTTGCCAATAGTTTTACAGCTACGTTCGAAGCCATTTATACCAAAATGCTGAACAACGTGTATTTCCGTAATGCCAACCTGGGCCCGCAGTCAGGTACGCTGAATAACGGGACCGATCAGCGGCCTGTATTTAATAATGCCGCTGCGGCAAGACCCAATGCGCTGGTAAACCAGATGATCGTTATGGACAACATCAACAAAGGTTACAGCCTCTCCTTAACCGCCCAGTTACAAAAATCTTTTGCCAGTCATTGGGAAGCAGGGATCGCTTACACCTATACCCTGGCAAAAGAAGTGGCTATAGGCAGTTCAGACCAAAGCGGCAGCGGCTTCAACACCAATAACATCACCTTCAATCCCAATAAACCCGATATCGGCTTTTCCAACTATTCCATACCACACCGCATAGTGGTTAACGGATCGTACCGCCTTGAATATGCCGACAACCAGCTGGCCACTACCTTTAGCATCTTCTATACCGCACAACCACAGGAGCGGTACAGCTACCGGTATGGTGGTGATATAAATGGCGATGGCCAAAGCAATGATGTGCTGTATATACCAAAAGACCCTTCTGAAATTACGTTTGTAGAAGGAGCCACTTTAAACGGTAAAACTTATACGGCGCAACAACAAAGCGATGCGTTCTTTGCATTCGTCAACAATGATAAATACCTGAAGAACCATAAAGGCGAATACATGAAAAAGTATGGCGCTACCCTTCCGTGGAACCATAGCCTTGACCTGCGGGTATTACAGGATTTTATTTTAAGAACAGGAACCACCAAACATACCTTACAGGCCAGCATAGACGTAATTAACCTGTTAAACCTGTTGAACAGTGATTGGGGTTACCGGTATAATTATACCTTTGGCACCTTCCAGGACATGGGTATCCTTGGCGTACCAGGCGGATTTAATCCGGGTGCACCCAAATTTACATTCGATCCGGCCAATCCGGTAAAAGGTTATCAACCTAACTATTCCACCACCAGCACCTGGGGAATTCAATTAGGATTGCGTTACATTTTCAACTGA
- a CDS encoding bifunctional 3,4-dihydroxy-2-butanone-4-phosphate synthase/GTP cyclohydrolase II, translating to MLDSIESAIEDIKNGKLVIVVDDEDRENEGDFLTAAENVTPEVVNFMSKYGRGLICAPLEEDRCAELQLDLMVNNNTALHETAFTVSVDLLGHGCTSGISAHDRSKTIQALIDPNTKPEDLGRPGHIFPLRAKRGGVLRRAGHTEAGNDLARLAGFKPASVLVEIMNDDGSMARLPELEEIAKKFDLKLISIKDLIEYRLKTDSLIEEIVRVDMPTKFGNFKLIAFNEKGTNNEHLALIKGEWQKDEPVLVRVHSSCFTGDILGSMRCDCGEQLHAAMEQVEKEGKGVILYMNQEGRGIGLVNKLKAYKLQESGFDTVEANLHLGFPMDKRDYGIGAQILRYLGISKLRLLSNNPRKRAGLLGYGLEIVEAVPIEVVPNPHNEKYLTTKRDKLGHEILKK from the coding sequence ATGTTGGATTCCATAGAAAGTGCCATTGAGGATATAAAAAATGGCAAACTGGTAATAGTTGTGGATGACGAAGACCGTGAAAACGAGGGCGACTTTTTAACCGCCGCAGAAAATGTGACCCCTGAGGTAGTGAATTTTATGAGTAAATACGGTCGGGGCCTTATTTGTGCTCCGCTGGAAGAGGACCGCTGTGCGGAATTACAACTCGACCTGATGGTTAATAATAATACGGCCCTGCACGAAACGGCCTTTACCGTATCGGTAGACCTGCTGGGACATGGCTGTACTTCCGGGATCTCAGCCCACGACCGGTCAAAAACCATCCAGGCATTGATTGATCCCAACACCAAACCCGAAGACCTGGGCCGTCCGGGACATATTTTCCCCCTGCGGGCAAAAAGAGGCGGCGTTTTACGCCGGGCCGGCCATACCGAGGCTGGCAACGACCTGGCCCGACTGGCCGGTTTCAAACCCGCAAGCGTGCTGGTTGAGATCATGAACGATGATGGTTCTATGGCCCGACTGCCCGAGCTGGAAGAAATAGCCAAAAAATTTGACCTGAAACTGATCTCCATAAAAGACCTGATCGAATACCGGTTAAAAACCGATTCACTGATTGAAGAAATTGTTCGGGTTGATATGCCTACCAAATTTGGCAATTTTAAACTGATTGCCTTTAATGAAAAGGGCACTAACAACGAACACCTGGCCCTGATAAAAGGGGAGTGGCAGAAAGACGAGCCGGTACTGGTTCGGGTGCACTCATCCTGCTTTACCGGTGATATCCTGGGTTCTATGCGCTGCGATTGCGGCGAACAACTGCACGCTGCCATGGAGCAGGTTGAAAAAGAAGGTAAAGGCGTTATCTTATATATGAACCAGGAGGGCAGAGGTATTGGCCTGGTAAATAAACTGAAAGCTTACAAGCTGCAGGAAAGCGGTTTTGATACGGTTGAAGCCAACCTGCACCTGGGTTTCCCGATGGATAAACGCGATTATGGTATTGGCGCCCAGATCTTACGTTACCTGGGTATCAGTAAATTACGTTTGCTGAGCAACAACCCAAGAAAACGCGCCGGTTTACTGGGTTATGGATTGGAAATTGTAGAAGCTGTTCCTATTGAAGTAGTGCCCAATCCGCATAACGAGAAATATCTTACTACCAAAAGAGATAAACTCGGTCACGAGATTTTAAAGAAGTAA